A window of Streptomyces sp. SAI-127 contains these coding sequences:
- a CDS encoding DUF6332 family protein, producing the protein METYGGRRNQAERDAITVEIGYALCSALFAAAVLFGAVAGPALLFELPGTVEKLLLRIGLTIAPLVFFARVISVLVRFRQQRPQPSQPGRTNPDS; encoded by the coding sequence ATGGAGACTTACGGGGGACGCCGGAACCAGGCCGAACGGGACGCCATCACCGTCGAGATCGGATACGCGCTGTGCAGTGCGCTGTTCGCGGCGGCCGTCCTCTTCGGGGCGGTGGCCGGACCGGCGCTGCTGTTCGAACTGCCGGGGACGGTCGAGAAGTTGCTGCTGCGCATCGGGCTCACGATCGCGCCCTTGGTCTTCTTCGCCCGGGTGATCAGTGTGCTCGTGCGCTTCCGGCAGCAGCGCCCTCAGCCCAGCCAGCCCGGCCGCACCAACCCCGACTCGTAG
- a CDS encoding MFS transporter — translation MRTRIAVPDNSLTRLRIALTVFFALDGFVFAGWVVRIPAIKEQTGASASALGLALLGVSAGAVITMMLTGRLCRRYGTHRVTVVCAVLLSLSVALPPLTHSAVALGAVLLIFGAAYGSINVAFNSAAVDLVGALRRPIMPSFHAAFSLGGMLGAGLGGLVAGALSPTRHLFGLTVIGLLVTAVAGRTLLRIPAPAPSQDAPRQTSAPRRQGTRTRGLVITFGLIALCTAYGEGALADWSALHLEHDLDATPGVAAVGYSCFALAMTIGRLTGTRLLERLGQTRTLVGGGTTAALGMLLGALAPSVWAALLGFMITGLGLANLFPVAVERAGRLAGPDGVAIASTLGYGGMLLGPPAIGFMADWFSLPAALTSVAALAATAAVIALLTRRAAG, via the coding sequence ATGCGAACGCGCATCGCCGTGCCGGACAACAGCCTCACCCGACTCCGTATCGCCCTCACCGTCTTCTTCGCCCTCGACGGCTTCGTCTTCGCCGGGTGGGTCGTCCGTATCCCCGCGATCAAGGAACAGACCGGCGCCTCCGCCAGCGCCCTCGGCCTCGCCCTCCTCGGCGTCTCGGCCGGTGCGGTGATCACCATGATGCTCACCGGCCGCCTCTGCCGCCGTTACGGCACCCACCGGGTCACCGTCGTCTGCGCCGTCCTGCTCTCCCTCAGCGTCGCGCTGCCGCCGCTCACCCACTCCGCGGTGGCACTCGGGGCCGTACTGCTGATCTTCGGCGCCGCGTACGGCAGCATCAACGTCGCGTTCAACAGCGCCGCGGTCGATCTCGTGGGCGCTCTGCGGCGGCCCATCATGCCCAGCTTCCACGCCGCCTTCAGCCTGGGCGGAATGCTCGGCGCCGGGCTCGGCGGGCTGGTCGCCGGAGCCCTGTCCCCCACACGGCACCTGTTCGGCCTCACCGTGATCGGTCTGCTCGTCACCGCCGTCGCGGGCCGGACCCTGCTGCGCATCCCGGCCCCGGCACCCTCGCAGGACGCGCCCCGGCAGACGTCCGCGCCCCGTCGCCAGGGCACCCGCACCCGCGGTCTCGTCATCACCTTCGGCCTGATCGCCCTGTGCACGGCCTACGGCGAGGGCGCGCTGGCCGACTGGAGCGCCCTGCATCTGGAGCACGACCTGGACGCCACTCCCGGCGTCGCCGCGGTCGGTTACTCGTGTTTCGCGCTCGCCATGACCATCGGCAGGCTGACCGGTACCAGGCTGCTCGAACGACTCGGCCAGACCCGCACGCTCGTGGGCGGCGGCACCACGGCCGCGCTCGGCATGCTGCTCGGCGCCCTCGCCCCCTCCGTCTGGGCGGCACTCCTCGGCTTCATGATCACCGGGCTCGGTCTCGCCAACCTCTTCCCCGTCGCCGTCGAGCGCGCGGGCAGGCTGGCCGGGCCCGACGGAGTGGCCATCGCCTCCACCCTCGGCTACGGCGGCATGCTCCTCGGCCCGCCCGCCATCGGCTTCATGGCCGACTGGTTCTCCCTCCCCGCCGCCCTCACCAGCGTCGCGGCGCTCGCCGCCACCGCCGCGGTCATCGCACTGCTGACCCGACGCGCGGCGGGCTGA
- a CDS encoding LysR family transcriptional regulator: MRDRNTNGSEVPGPTVGAPLDLNLLRTFLTVYRTGSFTAAARLLGLSQPTVTTQIRTLERQLGRELFERRARGVTPAPYADELAARIVQPLDSLAMVAGPAGGAEDAQAEPVHLAGPAELLSRCVLPGLAPLVDQGVRLRITPGLTEPLLDDLRAGRHDLVIATFRPRGRTLTAVPLNDEEFVLVASPTWAQRLGVPASVAAAGALHAVPLVAYADDLPIVRRYWRHVFGRRLVRQPAVTMPDLNAVKAAVAGGTGFTVLPRYLCVEELRAGTLVLLHDPDDPPINTSFLVQRPGTSGNPHVALVRDHLLQAARDW; encoded by the coding sequence ATGAGGGATAGGAACACCAATGGCTCCGAGGTGCCGGGCCCGACCGTCGGCGCCCCGCTGGACCTGAACCTGCTGCGGACTTTCCTGACCGTGTACCGCACCGGCTCCTTCACCGCCGCCGCCCGTCTGCTCGGCCTGTCCCAGCCCACGGTCACCACCCAGATCCGCACTCTGGAGCGGCAGTTGGGCCGGGAGCTGTTCGAGCGCCGGGCGCGGGGCGTGACCCCGGCGCCCTACGCGGACGAGCTCGCCGCCAGGATCGTGCAGCCCCTGGACTCGCTCGCCATGGTGGCAGGGCCCGCCGGGGGCGCGGAGGACGCCCAGGCCGAGCCGGTGCATCTCGCCGGCCCGGCCGAGCTGCTGTCCCGGTGCGTCCTGCCCGGTCTCGCTCCCCTGGTGGACCAGGGGGTACGGCTGCGCATCACGCCGGGTCTGACCGAACCGCTCCTGGACGACCTGCGCGCGGGCCGCCACGACCTGGTGATCGCCACGTTCCGGCCACGCGGCCGCACCCTGACGGCCGTGCCCCTCAACGACGAGGAGTTCGTGCTGGTCGCCTCTCCCACCTGGGCACAGCGGCTTGGCGTACCCGCGTCCGTCGCCGCCGCGGGTGCGCTGCACGCTGTCCCGCTCGTCGCCTACGCCGACGATCTGCCCATCGTGCGCCGCTACTGGCGGCATGTCTTCGGCCGACGTCTGGTCCGGCAGCCCGCGGTCACCATGCCGGACCTGAACGCGGTCAAGGCCGCGGTCGCCGGCGGCACCGGGTTCACCGTGCTCCCCCGCTATCTGTGCGTCGAGGAACTGCGGGCAGGGACGCTGGTCCTGCTCCACGACCCCGACGACCCGCCCATCAACACGAGCTTCCTGGTGCAGCGGCCCGGCACCTCCGGCAACCCGCACGTGGCGCTGGTCCGCGACCACCTGCTTCAGGCCGCCCGTGACTGGTGA
- a CDS encoding type 1 glutamine amidotransferase domain-containing protein: MSKILFVMTGADHWTLADGTQHPTGFWAEEAVAPYEAFKAAGHEIVVATPGGVVPTVDKGSLAAEANGGQENADRIAGVLASAAELQQPVRLEDVNLDDYAAVFYPGGHGPMEDLAVDADSGRLLTLALESGKPLGVVCHAPAALLAATKTDGSNAFAGRRVAAFTNAEETQAGLADKAKWLLQDRLTEAGVEVDVAEPWAPHVIVDGNLVTGQNPASSAPLAVELLKKLG, translated from the coding sequence ATGTCGAAGATCCTCTTTGTGATGACCGGTGCCGACCACTGGACCCTGGCCGACGGCACCCAGCACCCCACCGGCTTCTGGGCCGAGGAGGCCGTCGCCCCCTACGAGGCCTTCAAGGCCGCCGGACACGAGATCGTCGTGGCCACCCCGGGCGGTGTCGTGCCCACCGTGGACAAGGGCAGCCTCGCGGCCGAGGCCAACGGCGGCCAGGAGAACGCCGACCGCATCGCCGGAGTGCTCGCCTCGGCCGCCGAACTCCAGCAGCCGGTACGGCTGGAGGACGTGAACCTCGACGACTACGCGGCGGTCTTCTACCCCGGCGGCCACGGCCCGATGGAGGACCTCGCGGTCGACGCGGACTCGGGCCGGCTGCTCACCCTCGCCCTGGAGAGCGGCAAGCCCCTCGGTGTCGTCTGCCACGCCCCCGCCGCCCTGCTCGCGGCGACGAAGACCGACGGCTCCAACGCGTTCGCCGGGCGCCGGGTGGCCGCCTTCACCAACGCCGAGGAGACCCAGGCGGGCCTCGCCGACAAGGCCAAGTGGCTGCTCCAGGACCGGCTCACCGAGGCCGGCGTCGAGGTCGACGTGGCCGAGCCCTGGGCACCGCATGTGATCGTCGACGGCAACCTGGTGACCGGGCAGAACCCGGCGTCCTCCGCGCCCCTCGCCGTCGAACTGCTGAAGAAGCTGGGCTGA
- a CDS encoding MarR family transcriptional regulator: MAAKKPEQELAEQWRDMLALHARTQCELDRALHQHGLCGSDFEVLDVLADGGCDYRVQEISERVHLSQSALSRLIARLEKDGLVERGMCAEDRRGVRVSLTSKGRALHGDALPVQRAVLTRMLEPS; encoded by the coding sequence ATGGCGGCGAAGAAGCCCGAGCAGGAGCTCGCGGAACAGTGGCGGGACATGCTGGCGCTGCACGCGCGCACGCAGTGCGAGCTGGACCGTGCTCTTCATCAACACGGCTTGTGCGGCAGCGACTTCGAGGTACTGGACGTCCTGGCCGACGGCGGCTGCGACTACCGCGTGCAGGAGATCTCCGAGCGGGTCCATCTGAGCCAGAGCGCGCTGTCGCGGCTGATCGCCCGACTGGAGAAGGACGGGCTCGTCGAGCGCGGGATGTGCGCGGAGGACCGGCGGGGCGTGCGAGTGTCCCTCACATCGAAGGGACGCGCGTTGCACGGCGACGCACTGCCGGTGCAACGCGCGGTCCTGACAAGGATGTTGGAACCGTCCTAG
- a CDS encoding MFS transporter, with amino-acid sequence MTSPLTTPADPSSVVRWTPRLWGTLLVLCAAMFLDALDVSMVGVALPSIGADLGLSTSTLQWIVSGYILGYGGLLLLGGRAADLLGRRQVFLVALGVFAVASLLGGLVDSGPLLIASRFIKGLSAAFTAPAGLSIITTTFPEGPLRNRALSIYTTCAATGFSMGLVLSGLLTEASWRLTMLLPAPIALIALVAGLKLLPRSAREKDHNGYDIPGAVLGTASMLLLVFTVVQAPESGWASARTLLSFLAVAVLLTVFVLVERRSPGPLVRLGVLRSGTQIRAQLGAMAFFGSYVGFQFLVTLYMQSLLGWSALHTALAFLPAGALVAVSSTKVGSIVDRFGTQRLIPAGFALMVVGYALFLGVDLNPGYAAAILPSMLLIGAACALVFPSLNIQATNGVEDHEQGMVSGLLNTSVQVGGAIFLAVVTAVVTAGAPENATPQAVLDSYRPGLVVVTAIAAAGLLITLTGLRTPRRPQRSVVVAKSTVQEAERVTVRD; translated from the coding sequence ATGACCTCTCCGCTCACCACCCCCGCGGACCCTTCCTCAGTGGTCCGCTGGACACCCAGGCTCTGGGGCACCCTGCTGGTGCTGTGCGCCGCGATGTTCCTGGACGCGCTGGACGTGTCGATGGTCGGCGTCGCGCTGCCGTCCATCGGCGCCGACCTGGGCCTTTCCACCTCCACGCTGCAATGGATCGTCAGCGGCTACATCCTCGGCTACGGCGGTCTGCTGCTCCTGGGCGGCCGGGCCGCCGACCTGCTGGGCCGGCGCCAGGTCTTCCTGGTGGCCCTCGGCGTGTTCGCGGTCGCCTCCCTGCTCGGCGGCCTCGTCGACTCGGGCCCGCTGTTGATCGCCAGCCGGTTCATCAAGGGCCTGAGCGCGGCCTTCACCGCGCCCGCGGGCCTGTCCATCATCACCACGACGTTCCCGGAGGGCCCGCTGCGCAACCGCGCGCTCTCCATCTACACCACCTGCGCCGCCACCGGCTTCTCCATGGGCCTGGTGCTGTCCGGCCTGCTCACCGAGGCCAGTTGGCGCCTGACCATGCTGCTGCCCGCGCCCATCGCACTGATCGCGCTCGTCGCCGGACTCAAGCTGCTGCCGCGCAGCGCCCGCGAGAAGGACCACAACGGCTACGACATCCCCGGCGCCGTCCTCGGCACCGCCTCGATGCTGCTGCTGGTCTTCACCGTCGTCCAGGCTCCGGAGTCCGGCTGGGCCTCGGCCCGCACCCTGCTGTCCTTCCTCGCCGTGGCCGTACTGCTGACGGTGTTCGTCCTGGTCGAGCGGCGTTCGCCGGGTCCGCTGGTCCGGCTCGGCGTGCTGCGCTCCGGCACCCAGATTCGCGCCCAGCTGGGTGCCATGGCCTTCTTCGGCTCGTACGTGGGCTTCCAGTTCCTCGTGACCCTGTACATGCAGTCGCTGCTCGGCTGGTCGGCGCTGCACACCGCGCTCGCCTTCCTGCCCGCGGGCGCCCTGGTGGCGGTGTCCTCGACGAAGGTCGGCTCGATCGTCGACCGGTTCGGCACCCAGCGGTTGATCCCGGCGGGCTTCGCACTGATGGTCGTCGGATACGCGCTGTTCCTCGGTGTCGACCTGAACCCCGGGTACGCCGCCGCGATCCTGCCGTCGATGCTGCTCATCGGTGCCGCCTGCGCACTGGTCTTCCCGTCGCTCAACATCCAGGCCACCAACGGCGTCGAGGACCACGAGCAGGGCATGGTCTCCGGCCTGCTCAACACCTCGGTCCAGGTCGGCGGTGCGATCTTCCTGGCCGTCGTGACCGCCGTGGTGACCGCGGGCGCTCCCGAGAACGCCACCCCGCAGGCCGTCCTCGACAGCTACCGCCCCGGCCTTGTCGTGGTCACGGCCATCGCCGCGGCCGGGCTGCTGATCACCCTCACGGGACTGCGCACCCCGCGCCGCCCGCAGCGGTCCGTCGTGGTCGCCAAGTCCACTGTGCAGGAGGCGGAACGCGTCACCGTACGCGACTAG
- a CDS encoding ATP-binding cassette domain-containing protein, whose product MTTTHENTLTRDTGVPDDTPVVELKATGKSYGNIRALHGVSLKVHPSQVTCVLGDNGAGKSTLIKIISGLHQHTEGEFLVDNTSVRFSTPREALDKGIATVYQDLAVVPLMPVWRNFFLGSEMTKGPWPVRRLDIERMKKTADHELREMGIILDDLEQPIGTLSGGQRQCVAIARAVYFGARVLILDEPTAALGVKQSGVVLKYVAAARDRGLGVIFITHNPHHAYMVGDHFSVLRLGTMELSASRDQITLEELTNHMAGGAELAALKHELSQVRGVDTEALPEEQDLTAPVAATEPSSP is encoded by the coding sequence ATGACAACGACCCACGAGAACACGCTCACCAGGGACACGGGAGTCCCGGACGACACCCCGGTCGTCGAACTGAAGGCCACGGGCAAGTCCTACGGCAACATCCGCGCCCTGCACGGAGTCAGCCTGAAGGTGCACCCCAGCCAGGTCACCTGCGTACTGGGCGACAACGGCGCCGGCAAGTCCACCCTCATCAAAATCATCTCCGGCCTGCACCAGCACACCGAGGGCGAGTTCCTCGTCGACAACACCTCGGTACGGTTCTCCACCCCGCGCGAGGCCCTCGACAAGGGCATCGCCACCGTCTACCAGGACCTCGCCGTGGTCCCCCTGATGCCGGTATGGCGCAACTTCTTCCTCGGCTCCGAGATGACCAAGGGCCCCTGGCCCGTCCGCCGCCTGGACATCGAGAGGATGAAGAAGACCGCCGACCACGAACTGCGCGAGATGGGCATCATCCTCGACGACCTCGAACAGCCCATCGGCACCCTCTCCGGCGGCCAGCGCCAGTGCGTGGCCATCGCCCGCGCCGTCTACTTCGGCGCCCGCGTCCTCATCCTGGACGAGCCCACCGCCGCACTGGGCGTCAAACAGTCCGGCGTGGTCCTCAAGTACGTGGCCGCCGCCCGCGACCGCGGCCTGGGCGTCATCTTCATCACCCACAACCCCCACCACGCCTACATGGTCGGCGACCACTTCAGCGTGCTGCGCCTGGGCACCATGGAACTGTCCGCCTCCCGCGACCAGATCACCCTGGAGGAGCTGACCAACCACATGGCCGGCGGCGCCGAACTCGCCGCCCTCAAACACGAGTTGTCCCAGGTCCGCGGCGTCGACACCGAAGCCCTCCCCGAGGAGCAGGACCTCACCGCACCCGTGGCCGCCACCGAACCCTCATCGCCCTGA
- a CDS encoding substrate-binding domain-containing protein, with amino-acid sequence MHRNHRAAALAATVLAGTLLAAGCSSSSGGKQSEDNSADGASAGKASTPRMTIAMITHAEPGDTFWDLIRKGAQAAAAKDNIKLVYSADPSAGAQANLVQNAIDQKVDGIALTAAKPDAMKAVVAKAEKAGIPVTGFNSGLDDWKKLGMLEYFGQDENIAGHAFGERLNTLGAKHALCVVQSQGQVALESRCAGLAKGFSGKTDKIYVTGTDMPSVKSTITAKLQQDSSIDQVVTLGAPFALTAIQSIKDAGSKAKVATFDLNKDLVAAVQNGSIEFAVDQQPYLQGYLAVDALWLYKNNGNVSGGGTAPVLTGPAFITKENAATVAEFAAKGTR; translated from the coding sequence ATGCACAGAAACCACCGAGCCGCCGCCCTGGCCGCGACCGTCCTGGCGGGCACCCTGCTCGCCGCCGGCTGTTCCAGCAGCTCCGGCGGCAAACAGTCCGAGGACAACAGCGCGGACGGCGCCTCCGCGGGCAAGGCGAGCACCCCCCGGATGACCATCGCCATGATCACCCACGCCGAGCCCGGCGACACCTTCTGGGACCTCATTCGCAAGGGCGCTCAGGCCGCGGCCGCCAAGGACAACATCAAGCTCGTCTACTCGGCCGACCCCAGCGCCGGCGCCCAGGCCAACCTCGTCCAGAACGCCATCGACCAGAAAGTCGACGGCATCGCCCTGACCGCCGCCAAACCCGACGCCATGAAGGCCGTCGTGGCCAAGGCCGAGAAGGCCGGCATCCCGGTCACCGGCTTCAACTCCGGCCTGGACGACTGGAAGAAGCTGGGCATGCTGGAGTACTTCGGCCAGGACGAGAACATCGCCGGCCATGCCTTCGGCGAACGCCTCAACACCCTCGGCGCCAAGCACGCCCTGTGCGTCGTCCAGTCCCAGGGCCAGGTCGCCCTGGAATCCCGCTGCGCGGGCCTCGCCAAGGGCTTCTCCGGCAAGACCGACAAGATCTACGTCACCGGCACCGACATGCCCTCCGTGAAGTCCACCATCACCGCCAAGCTCCAGCAGGACTCCAGCATCGACCAGGTCGTGACCCTCGGCGCCCCCTTCGCCCTCACCGCCATCCAGTCCATCAAGGACGCCGGCAGCAAGGCCAAGGTCGCCACCTTCGACCTCAACAAGGACCTCGTCGCCGCCGTCCAGAACGGCTCCATCGAGTTCGCCGTCGACCAGCAGCCCTACCTCCAGGGCTACCTGGCCGTCGACGCCCTGTGGCTCTACAAGAACAACGGCAATGTCAGCGGCGGCGGAACAGCTCCGGTACTGACCGGCCCGGCCTTCATCACCAAGGAGAACGCCGCCACCGTGGCCGAGTTCGCGGCGAAGGGCACCAGGTGA
- a CDS encoding AraC family transcriptional regulator has product MPGARGVMAGAGPVEVARLGGLWRVSRPWHPGLRPYLRSYVGYWEAVATPYEARLVPTGRATLLISLAEPFSQVRRLGVPDAGSGNIGSLVVGLEDRPAICTHPGGQEAIRVEFTPLGAYRLFGLPMSELTNLAVGIRDVLGPDAGVLVERMADTPDWAARFDLLDAALLARLEYGPQPTPEVGRAWQLLAGSAGTIPIARIAAEVGWSQGYLIRRFTQQIGLTPKASARVLRFRHAVALLGRGATSLTEISTACGFYDQAHLNREFRAIAGTTPGQMVASRRVEGAMALTTSANLSKTASTAGL; this is encoded by the coding sequence GTGCCTGGAGCACGTGGTGTCATGGCCGGGGCGGGTCCCGTCGAGGTCGCGCGGCTCGGTGGGCTGTGGCGGGTGAGCCGGCCCTGGCATCCGGGGTTACGGCCGTACTTACGCAGTTACGTCGGCTACTGGGAAGCGGTGGCCACACCGTACGAGGCACGGTTGGTGCCGACGGGGCGCGCGACCCTGTTGATCAGTCTCGCTGAGCCGTTCTCGCAGGTGCGGCGGCTGGGCGTGCCGGACGCGGGCAGCGGGAACATCGGGTCGCTGGTGGTGGGACTGGAGGACCGGCCCGCGATCTGTACCCATCCCGGCGGCCAGGAGGCGATCCGGGTGGAGTTCACGCCCCTGGGTGCGTACCGGCTGTTCGGCCTGCCGATGAGCGAGTTGACGAATCTGGCCGTCGGGATACGGGACGTTCTGGGTCCCGACGCCGGGGTGTTGGTGGAGCGGATGGCGGACACTCCCGACTGGGCCGCCAGGTTCGACCTGCTGGACGCGGCGCTGCTCGCCCGGCTCGAGTACGGCCCGCAGCCCACGCCCGAGGTGGGACGCGCCTGGCAATTGCTCGCCGGCAGCGCGGGGACGATCCCGATCGCCCGTATCGCCGCCGAAGTGGGCTGGAGCCAGGGATACCTGATCCGCCGGTTCACTCAGCAGATCGGGCTCACCCCCAAGGCGTCCGCCCGGGTGCTGCGCTTCCGTCACGCCGTGGCCTTGCTCGGTCGCGGGGCCACGAGCCTGACCGAGATCTCCACGGCCTGCGGCTTCTACGATCAGGCGCACCTCAACCGCGAGTTCCGGGCGATCGCCGGGACCACGCCCGGACAGATGGTGGCCTCGCGACGCGTGGAGGGGGCGATGGCTCTCACCACGAGTGCAAATTTGTCCAAGACCGCGTCGACTGCGGGCCTATAG
- a CDS encoding response regulator transcription factor, with protein sequence MIRVLLADDQSLVRAGFRALLDAQPDIEVAGEASDGEEALAEVRELRPDIVLMDIRMPLLDGLAATRRITEDDALKDVKVVMLTTFELDEYVFEAIRSGASGFLVKDTEPEELLRAVRAVVDGDALLSPGVTRRLIAEFAARSKEPAAEGALAGLTEREREVMALVGIGLSNEEIARRLVVSPLTAKTHVSRTMVKLGARDRAQLVVLAYESGLVRPGWLG encoded by the coding sequence GTGATCCGCGTACTGCTCGCCGACGACCAGTCACTCGTGCGGGCCGGCTTCCGGGCCCTGCTCGACGCGCAGCCGGACATCGAGGTGGCCGGTGAGGCCTCCGACGGCGAGGAGGCGCTGGCCGAGGTGCGCGAACTGCGGCCGGACATCGTCCTGATGGACATCCGGATGCCGCTGCTCGACGGCCTCGCCGCGACCCGGCGCATCACGGAGGACGACGCGTTGAAGGACGTGAAGGTGGTCATGCTCACCACCTTCGAACTCGACGAGTACGTCTTCGAGGCGATCCGTTCCGGCGCCTCAGGCTTCCTGGTCAAGGACACCGAACCGGAGGAACTCCTGCGCGCCGTACGGGCGGTGGTCGACGGCGACGCGCTCCTCTCGCCGGGCGTGACCCGCCGTCTCATCGCCGAGTTCGCGGCCCGCTCCAAGGAACCCGCGGCCGAAGGCGCCCTCGCCGGACTCACCGAGCGGGAGCGGGAGGTGATGGCCCTGGTCGGCATCGGCCTGTCCAACGAGGAGATCGCCCGCCGCCTGGTCGTCAGCCCCCTCACCGCCAAGACCCACGTCAGCCGCACGATGGTCAAGCTCGGCGCCCGCGACCGCGCCCAACTGGTGGTGCTGGCCTACGAGTCGGGGTTGGTGCGGCCGGGCTGGCTGGGCTGA
- a CDS encoding maleylpyruvate isomerase family mycothiol-dependent enzyme, with product METAEFIHILNREGLLLASAAEQAGPDAKVPTCPDWQVRDLLKHTGTVHRWAAAVVAGGHSDHVPFPDRPELDGAELLAWFREGHRLLVGALGSADPGLECFQFLPAPSPLAFWARRQAHETAVHRFDAEAARGGTPEELGRDFAADGIDELLRGFHARAKSRVRTDEPRVLRVRANDTDGAVWTVRLTQEPPAAAYGDAGDADCEVSGPAARLYLALWNRLPFPRVTGDVSVAGLWREKSAIG from the coding sequence ATGGAGACTGCCGAGTTCATCCACATCCTGAACCGGGAAGGCCTGTTGCTCGCGTCGGCCGCCGAGCAGGCCGGTCCGGACGCCAAGGTGCCGACCTGCCCGGACTGGCAGGTGCGGGACCTGTTGAAGCACACCGGGACAGTGCACCGCTGGGCGGCCGCGGTCGTGGCCGGGGGACACTCCGACCACGTTCCCTTCCCCGACCGACCCGAACTCGACGGTGCGGAGTTGCTCGCCTGGTTCCGCGAGGGACACCGCCTCCTGGTCGGCGCTCTCGGCTCCGCCGACCCCGGCCTGGAGTGCTTCCAGTTCCTGCCCGCCCCGTCGCCGCTCGCGTTCTGGGCCCGGCGGCAGGCGCACGAGACAGCCGTGCACCGCTTCGACGCGGAGGCAGCCCGCGGCGGCACCCCCGAGGAGCTCGGCCGGGACTTCGCGGCCGACGGCATCGACGAGTTGCTGCGCGGCTTCCACGCCCGCGCGAAGAGCCGGGTCCGCACCGACGAGCCCCGGGTGCTGCGGGTGCGGGCGAACGACACGGACGGCGCCGTGTGGACCGTACGACTGACGCAGGAACCGCCCGCGGCCGCGTACGGCGATGCGGGGGACGCCGACTGCGAGGTGTCAGGGCCGGCCGCGCGGCTGTATCTGGCGCTGTGGAACCGGCTGCCGTTCCCGCGGGTGACCGGGGACGTGTCGGTCGCCGGCCTGTGGCGGGAGAAGTCCGCCATCGGCTAG
- a CDS encoding ABC transporter permease: protein MGMTQHAEPAVTTPPASGPGKVKDGRTAERSLALRLLARPEVGVFLGAVAVWVFFLIAAPPVRDGSSMANILYQSSTIGIMALPVALLMIGGEFDLSSGVAVITSALTASMFAFQLTLNVWAGIVVALLVALAIGFLNGWLVVRTGLPSFLITLGTFLILQGVNLAVTKLVTGNVATDDISNMDGFDQAKKVFASSFEVGGVQIKITIVYWLVFAAIATWVLLRTRYGNWVFAVGGNKDSARAVGVPVTFTKISLFMLVGFGAWFVGMHNLFSFNTVQSGEGVGQELIYISAAVIGGCLLTGGAGSAIGPVFGAFMFGMVQQGIVYAGWNPDWFKAFLGVMLLGAVMINLWVSRTATRR from the coding sequence ATGGGTATGACCCAGCACGCCGAGCCGGCGGTGACCACACCGCCGGCCTCCGGCCCGGGCAAGGTCAAGGACGGCCGGACCGCGGAACGATCCCTGGCGCTGCGCCTGTTGGCGCGTCCGGAGGTCGGGGTGTTCCTGGGTGCGGTGGCGGTGTGGGTGTTCTTCCTGATCGCCGCTCCGCCGGTGCGGGACGGCAGTTCGATGGCGAACATCCTGTACCAGTCGTCCACCATCGGGATCATGGCGTTGCCGGTGGCGCTGCTGATGATCGGCGGGGAGTTCGACCTGTCGTCGGGTGTCGCGGTGATCACCTCCGCGCTGACCGCGAGCATGTTCGCCTTCCAGCTCACCCTGAACGTGTGGGCGGGCATCGTGGTGGCGCTGCTGGTGGCGCTGGCGATCGGGTTCCTCAACGGCTGGCTGGTGGTCAGGACCGGTCTGCCCAGCTTCCTGATCACGCTGGGCACGTTCTTGATCCTGCAGGGTGTCAACCTGGCGGTGACCAAGCTGGTGACCGGGAACGTGGCCACCGACGACATCAGCAACATGGACGGCTTCGACCAGGCCAAGAAGGTCTTCGCGAGTTCCTTCGAGGTCGGCGGCGTCCAGATCAAGATCACGATTGTGTACTGGCTGGTGTTCGCCGCGATCGCCACCTGGGTGCTGCTGCGCACCCGGTACGGCAACTGGGTCTTCGCGGTGGGCGGCAACAAGGACTCCGCGCGGGCGGTGGGCGTGCCGGTCACCTTCACGAAGATCAGCCTGTTCATGCTGGTCGGTTTCGGGGCCTGGTTCGTCGGCATGCACAACCTGTTCTCCTTCAACACCGTGCAGTCCGGCGAGGGCGTGGGCCAGGAACTGATCTACATCTCCGCGGCGGTGATCGGTGGCTGTCTGCTGACCGGCGGCGCGGGCTCGGCGATCGGCCCGGTCTTCGGGGCGTTCATGTTCGGCATGGTCCAGCAGGGCATCGTCTACGCCGGCTGGAACCCGGACTGGTTCAAGGCCTTCCTCGGCGTGATGCTGCTCGGCGCCGTCATGATCAATCTGTGGGTCAGCCGCACCGCGACCCGGAGGTAA